The DNA window ATAACCTCGCAAGGCCGCGCAACACCCGGTGTATAGGCAAGCGATAGATCGTCACGACTACCGATGGGGAGTTTGTTACTGACGCTAATCTTGCCACGAAGTTGTTCATGCAGAATGAGCGAGCGCTCGAAATAGTCGGTCATAATTAGTTCTCCCCTGCGGAATAAGACGTTTGATTTGATAATAGTGCCAGATAGCGCACTGCATTACATTCTCTATTCAATACGAAAGGATTTACCTTGCCGCAACCCGAGAATACGAATGCCGCGCCGCCTGCTATCGAATGGAAAACCAGTGTGGCGCCGATTGCCTATGGGGAAGCCGTGCAGGAGATGGAGCTGCGGGTGGCGCAGATTCGCGCTGCCGGCGCGCCGGAGTTGATCTGGCTGCTCGAGCACCCGCCGCTCTATACGGCAGGCGCCAGCGCCAACGAGGGCGATTTGCTGGACCGCGACGCGTTTCCGGTGCATCGCACCGGGCGCGGTGGCCAATATACCTATCATGGCCCCGGCCAGCGGATTGTTTATACGATGCTGGATCTGCAGCGCCGCGGCGCCGATTTGCACCAGTTCGTGCGCAATCTGGAACAATGGTTGATCGATACCTTGGCCCTATTCGGCGTCACCGGTGAACGACGCCAGGGTCGGGTCGGTGTTTGGGTCTCACTCGGCCAAGGCAAGGAAGCGAAAATCGCGGCAATCGGCATCCGCGTGCGCCGTTGGGTGACGTATCATGGCGTTTCGCTGAATGTGGCCCCAGATCTCAGCCATTATGATAGCATCATCGCTTGCGGCGTCCCTGAGCATGGCGTGACATCACTCGAAGCACTGGGCGTCCAAGTCGATATGAGCGAAGTCGATGCCGTACTGAAGAAAAACTTTGATACTCTGTTCGGCGCCTGAATTATTCCGCCGACGGGCGCTGTTCGAAGCCGCCCTGGCCCGGCGTGTCCGCCGCCTCTACCTCAATTTTTACAACTTCTGCGGCAGGTGGCCCCTGCCAGCAGGCTTTGATCATTTGCTCGACAGAACCGACGGGGCCAGCGAACAGCGCCTCGACGCTACCGTCAACGCGATTGCGCACCCATCCCCTCAAGCCGCGCTGAACCGCCTCGTCGCAATTCCAACCGCGATACCACACTCCCTGCACGCGACCGGTAATACGCACCGAATAGGCGATTTCACCGTCTTCGGGAACCACGGACATGAGCTTTAGGCAAATTCCATGATCACTTGATCGACGCGGAGACTGTCGCCCTGGGCGACCTTGATATGCGCGACCACGCCATCGCGCTCGGCGCGCAGCACATTTTCCATTTTCATCGCGTCGACCACCGCGAGCGCCTGGCCAACGCGCACTTCATCGCCCACATTGACGGCCAGAGAAACCATGAGGCCGGGCATCGGTGAGAGTAGAAAGCGCGAGAGGTCTGCGGGCTCACGTTTCGGTATGCGCGCCGCCAGTTCAGCCGCGCGCGGACTCTGCACTGTGATGTGCGCTTCCGCGCCGCGCCACGCCAAATGCAGGCGGGTGCCGCGTTGCGCCACCTGAACGGTGACTGCGGCGCCGTCCAATGCAGCGCAAAATATAGTTTCACCGGGCCGCCAATCGCTTTCGAGCAGCATTTCCCGGCCGTTCCAGGCGATCACCATAGCTGCGCCGGATGGGGTCCCGGATGGGGTCAATGTCACGGCGTGATCTTCCGCCTCAATGGACACGACCAGTTCCTCGGGTCCGGCAAAAGAGCGCTGACCAGTTTGGCCAGATATCTTTGCCCGACGCGCGCGCAAGCGATACTCGATCGCTGCGGCGACCGGCACCAGCACTGCCAATTCAGATTCGCCGGCCAGCGGTGTGAAGCCATCGGGATATTCTTCTTCGATGAAGGCCGTGCTGAGTTCGCCTTTTGCAAAGCGCGGGTGACCCATGATGGCGGCAAGAAACGTCAAGTTGTTGGAAATGCCCTGTACTTGATACGCGTCTAGTGCTTCCAGCATGGTGGCGATGGCGCCGGCCCGGTCAGCCCCGTGACTGACCAGTTTTGCAATCATCGGATCGTAGTACATCGAGATTTCGCCGCCCTCGAAGACGCCGCTATCGACCCGAACATTTGTGCTCGGCACCGGCTCGCGGTAGCGAACCAAGCGTCCAATTGACGGCATGAAGCCACGCACCGGGTCTTCCGCGTAAAGCCGGCACTCCATTGCCCAGCCGTTCAGCTTTATGTCGCCCTGGGTTACAGCAAGTTTTTCACCGGCAGCGACTTTGATCTGCTGTTCGACCAAGTCGATGCCGGTGACATATTCAGTAACCGGATGCTCAACCTGAAGGCGCGTATTCATCTCAAGAAAATAGAAATTGCGCTGTTGATCGGCGACGAACTCGACCGTCCCGGCGGAGACATAGCCCACCTCCCGCACCAGTGCGCAGGCCTGCTCTCCCATGGCTTGGCGTGTCGCGTCGTCAAGCAATGGGCTCGGCGCTTCCTCAATGATCTTCTGATGGCGGCGCTGAATGGAGCATTCGCGCTCACCGAGATGCACAATATTACCGTGGCTGTCGGCGAGAATTTGGATTTCTATGTGGCGCGGTTCCTCGATGAATTTCTCGATGAAAACGCGACCGTCGCCAAATGCCTGGCTAGCTTCGTGGATAGCCGAAGCGATGCTCTCGGCAAACATATCCGGTGAGGTCGCGACGCGCATGCCCTTGCCACCGCCGCCAGCTGCCGCCTTGATCATCACCGGATAGCCAATGCTCAGGGCAATCGCTTCTGCCTCTTCCCCGGCCTCAATCGCTTCGCTATGCCCGGGGATAATGTTGACACCGGCCTTCTGCGCTATTTTCTTGGCCGCGATCTTGTCGCCCATTGCGGCGATGGCTGCTGCCGGCGGGCCGATAAAAACAATGCCCTCCGCCGCCAAGCGCTCGGCAAAGTTGGGGTTCTCAGATAAGAAACCATAGCCCGGATGTACCGCATCGGCGCCACTCTGCTTGGCCGCCGCGATAATCGTTTCGATCTTCAGATAGCTTTCGTTCGCCGCCGCCGGTCCGATCGCGATGGCTTCATCGGCCTCGCGCATGTGCAGAGCACCATTATCGGCATCGGAATAAACCGCAACGCTGGCGATTCCCATCGCCCGCGCCGAACGAATAACGCGGCAGGCGATTTCGCCCCGGTTGGCAATCAGGATTTTTTTAAACATAGGCGTGACGCCGTTCTCTTATTAGTTAGAGCGGAATATTGCCGTGTTTTTTCCACGGATTTTCGAGCTTCTTATTGCGTAGCATGGCGAAGGCGCGGCCCAGGCGCCGGCGTGTATTATGCGGCATGATAATGTCGTCGATATATCCGCGATGGGCTGCGATGAACGGGTTTGCGAACTTGTTGCGGTATTCTTCTGTCTGGCGCTCCACCGCCTCGGGATCATCCAGCGCGCCGCGGAAGATGATTTCGACCGCGCCCTTCGAGCCCATAACGGCGATTTCGGCGGTTGGCCAAGCATAGTTGACGTCGCCTCTGAGATGCTTGGAACTCATCACGTCATAGGCGCCGCCATAGGCTTTGCGGGTGATCAACGTGACCTTGGGCACCGTCGCCTCGGCATAGGCATAAAGCAGTTTTGAGCCATGGGTGATAATGCCGTTATGCTCTTGATCGGTGCCCGGCAGGAAGCCCGGCACATCGACCAGGGTGAGAATTGGAATGTTGAAGCAATCACAAAATCGGACGAATCGTGCGGCTTTCCGCGACGAGGCGATATCGAGGCAGCCGGCCAGAACCATGGGCTGATTAGCGACGATGCCGATTGTCGCGCCGCCCATGCGGGCGAAGCCGGTGATGATGTTTTGTGCATGATTTGGCTTGGTTTCGAAAAAATCGCCTTCATCGGTGATCTTTCCAATCAGCTCCTTCATATCATAGGGTTTTTGCGGATCGGCCGGGATCAACGTGTCGAGCGATGGATCGGGGCGATCGATCGGATCTTCGCTCGGCCATGTCGGCGCTTGCTCGCGGTTGGAGGCCGGCAGAAAGTCGATAAAACGGCGCACTTCGGCGAGCGTCTCCACATCGTCACCAAATGCCCGGTCGGCAACGCCGGAAGTGGCTGTATGGGTGATGGCGCCGCCCAATTCCTCATGGCTGACTTGTTCATGGGTGACGGTTTTCACCACGTCGGGGCCGGTGACGAACATGTAGGAACTGTTTTCGACCATGAAGATAAAGTCGGTCATCGCCGGAGAATAGACCGCCCCACCGGCGCATGGCCCCATGACTACGGAAATTTGCGGCACCACGCCGGAGGCCAACACGTTGCGCTGAAATACTTCGGCATAGCCGCCAAGTGAGGCAACGCCCTCATGGATGCGCGCGCCGCCGGAATCGTTAAGCCCGATCACCGGCGCGCCGACTTTCATCGCCTGATCCATGATCTTGCATATCTTTTCGGCATGGGCTTCGCTGAGCGAGCCACCAAAGACTGTGAAGTCCTGGCTGAACACAAAGACCAGCCGCCCGTTCACGGTTCCGTGGCCGGTCACGACACCGTCACCAGGGATGACGCTGTCGGCCATGCCGAAATCGCTGCAGCGATGCTCGACGAACATGTCATATTCCTCGAACGATCCGCTATCGAGCAGCAGTTCCAACCTTTCGCGCGCCGTTAGTTTGCCCTTCGCATGCTGCGCGGCAATGCGTTTTTCGCCGCCGCCTTGGCGCGCCGCTGCCCGCTTTTCCTCCAATTGCCGGATGATATCCTGCATTCAAATTCCCTTACGCTCGCCGACTCAAGAGCGTGACAATGCCAGAAATTCGCCCGCAGCGGAAATTTCCCTTCGCAGTCCTTCCAGACGCTCAAAAAGCTCCTCATCCTCGCCCCAGCGCTCGAGTTGCCAACGCTCATCGATATGAGAAGTCGCCCAAGCGTGCTGCGAATCGATTTCCCGTTCCAACAGCGCCAGAGCAACTACAAGGGAGCCGCTTGCCGCGGTCGCGACATGTAAACCGGTCAAGGTAAGGTCACTCTCAGCCTCGACTGCCGCGCGCAGACGCGCCAAAGAAGCTTCATCCTGGGCAATAGGCGTCAGCCCCGTTGTCGTGTTGAGACCGGCGCCGTAATGGGTTTCAGCCCAATCAAGAAGTGGTTGCCAATGCTCCAGCTGACGCCGCGCCAGTTCTTCCGGCTGTGCCGCCCGATAACAGAGCAGATCAGTCTCAGCAAATTTAATCGTCTCAAGGATCACCGCCGCTCGGCTGGGCGTAACCCGGTCAAGCGCGGTGCAGACAAATCGCATCATTGGCATGGTCTCATGGCGAATTTCGCCGTTTTGCGCACGCCACTCCGCCGCCACCGCCTCGGCTAACTCTTCAATGCTGATCACCAGAGGTAGTTTGGCCGGCGTTTTTATGGAGCGGCCATCGAGCGCCACTGTAAAGCCGTCATCCAGTTTCTCTACCGCGGCGTTCTTGTAGAAGCGCTTTTTCATTCCGCTAATCGAAGATGCCGAGAACGCCGTCCAACAGCTCTTCGACAGCTTTGGCGGGCGTCTCTTTGGCGCCTTGTTCATTTTGGGCGGGTTGCTCAAGCGCCGTAATACACGGATTTTCGTCACCGGAGCCCGCGCTGACCAAGGGGATCAAGATGCCAAACGGTCCCATTAACGCCGTTCCCAACACAGTACCCGCGAGGCCGAGAAGCGCTTCTTCTTTCTTGAGATTATAACTGAGATCAAGAAGCGGTCCATCGATGACGACCGGAATGGCGAGACTCAAGAGCGACGGATCTTTCGGACGCGGCACGACGGTTAGATCGGCCAACTCGCGACCAAGGTCGATTTGTCCTTTCCCCGCAGTCGTTGTGAGAGCGGTATCGAACAGTAGGGCCGTATTGAGGGCCACACCATTCTTCACGTCAAAGCGGGCGACAAAGCAATTCAGTTGCGCTGCATCGCCCTCAGCGCCGGGCACGATAAAGCGCAACAAATCGGCAGCAATGAGATCGACATAGGCGTTGGGGATGGTGCCGGCGCCAATCTCCAGATTGACCCGGCCACCGAGAGTCGCAGCTATTTCGTGCGCCGAACGGCCCTGTCCGGCAAGCACAATCTCCAGATCGAGCGGCCCACTGATGATATCGCTAAGGTCGAACAGCGGTTTGACGGCGGCGAGATCCACGTCAATTAAGCCAAATTCGAGCTGCAATTCTGGACGTGCAGAGCGGCTTTGAAGCTCGATCCGTGCCACCACGTCGCCGTCGCCTAGGCCCGCCTGCACGGGTTCGATTCGCAATAATCCTTGTTCCAGCTCAAGATCGAGCTTCGCATCCCGCAAAGACAAGCCGCGATAGCGTAGTTCCGAAACTTTCAGAGACACCCGCGCGTCTGCCTCGTCGAGCGCGGCAAAATTTAGCGGCTCTTCCGAGAACACCCGCTTCTGCCCGGCATCCTCAGGCGAGGTGCCGGCCTCGCCCGTTGCGTCAGCGTCGCTAACGTCTGAGCTTGGCACTGGCGCATCGCCATTAGCTTTCGCCAGCAACGCATCGAGGTCGAGTAATGCTGAAGTCAAATCGGCCGTGAGACGTGGCCGCTTGCCGGACGAAAGTTCGAGCCTGCCGGCCAGATCATTCTCCGCAATTTGCGCCTTAAAATTCTCTAGTATGTATGTGCCATTCGCACCGTCCCGCAGGTCGGCTTGAAGTGCATACGGGCCGACAGCAGGGAGAGACCCGGCGATCACATTGAGATCAGATAGTTTTTCGCCGGCCACGCGGACATGCAACGCTACGTCCTCGAATTCGTCCAACTCGCCAACCGTACCCGACATCTCTGTTTTGGCGCCGAACATCTCAATCACGAACGCCACCGCAACATTCTCATCGCCGGGGCCAATGCTGCCAGAGGCATCGATGGGACTGTTGTTCCACACGCCTTCCAAGGCAAAATTCCCGCCGCTCGCGCCGCCACCATCGGCTTCGGCGTGGGCGATCATAACCACATGGCGCTCACCAGTCTGACCGTCGCGATAATGCACCAACGCATTATCAATACGGAGGTCATCGATGACCGGGAGATCGCCGCCCGAATCATCTTCTCCGTCGTCTCTGTCTTCGTGTCGCTTGTCGCCGAAAACCCAATTACCGACGCCGTCTTCATTGGTTTCGGCCAGTAGATCCATATCTTCAAGAATAAGGCGTTCGATTTCGATATCGCCACTCAGCATGGGGAACAACGCGACCTTGGCCTCCACATGGCCGAGTTTCAGCATTTCGGGGCGCGTGCCCCAGGCGGCATTTTCAAACGTCACATTGTCCGCCGTGATCGACGGGCTGAAAGATATCGATAGGTCGAAATTTCCGGCGATCGTGAGTTCACGGCCGGTTTTTTCACTCACTTTGCGGGCCAGCAGGTCTTTAAATTTGTTAACATCCTGAACGCTCAACAAAACGACGCCAACGACCACGACTAGGAAGATCAGTCCGATAATTCCTACAACGCCATGCCACCATCGAATCCGCATCGCTTACACTTTCCGTCGCCGTTGTTTCAAAACAGGTGGTAAATCAACCAATTGATCAAGTACCAGATCGGCTCCGGCTGCTTTCAGCTCGACCACGTCATGATAGCCCCAGGCCACGCCGAACGCACTGGCACCGGCATTTAAGGCCATTTCGATGTCATACACCGTATCGCCGATAAGCACGGTTTCATCCTTGTCCATGCCGGTTTCAGCCATCGCACGCTCCAACATGCCGGGATGCGGTTTGCTGGGCGCATCATCCGCAGTTTGCAAAGTTGCAAAATGCCTGGCGAGACCATGGGTTTCCAAGATCGCGGACAAGCCGCGTCGGGATTTCCCGGTGGCAATGCCAAGAACGTATCCGGTCTCTTCCAGAAGCGTGAGCGTCTCGACGACATCGGCAAATAACGGCTCGTGCAGGTTGGGGCTGGCACGCAATTCAAGAAAACATTCCTTATAGGCCGCCACTAGGCTTTCGATTGTCGTGACATCTGCGTCGCCGTGCAGTTGGCCGATGGCTTGCGGCAAAGACAATCCAACGATCCTTTTTACTGCCTCGGGCGCCGGTGGCGCGACGCCGTGCGCGCGAAAGGCGGCTTGCATGGAATCGATGATGACGTACTGGCTATCAACCAACGTGCCGTCACAATCAAACATGACGAGCTGCGTCATGTGTTCAGTTCGGCAAAGGGATCGCCGTCCGTGCCCGGATCGAATCCCAAATGTTGCCAGGTTCTTGCCATGTGCGGCGGCAGCGGCGCCACCAGAACAAGGCGCGCGCGCCGTGCGCCGGCGCCACCCGGATGTGGCAGACTCAGTGACCGGGCGTGGAGGTGCAAGCCGGCACCAAATCCGATCGTTTCCAACGGGTCTGATTCGGCGGGATATTTCTTATCGCCAAGAATTGGGCAGTTTAGAACTTCCGCGCAATGCACGCGCAATTGATGGGTGCGCCCAGTTCGCGGCGAGAGCGCCAGCCAGGCCATGCTGCTTCCTGCGGCCTCAACCGTCGCGTAAAAAGTCGTCGCGTCGGCCCCGTCCGGCGCTGGAACAACGCGTTCAACTCCTGTTGGGGTGGTTTTCTTGGCGATCGCCGCATCGATACGTCCGCGCCCAGGATCGGGCCGGCCGATAGTCAGCGCCCAATACACCTTGCGTAGTTCCTGGTCGCGGAACCATTTTGTCAAATGACGTGCGGCGGCGGCAGTGCGCGCCAGCAACAGCACGCCGCTGGTGTCCTTGTCGAGCCGGTGCACCAGCCGAGGGCGGTCGTCGGCGCCGAAGCGCAGGCCATCCAGCAAAGCATCGACATGGTGTGTTACGCCCGAGCCGCCCTGCACGGCGAGACCCGCGGGTTTGTTGATCGCCAGCATCATTTCGTCGCGGTAGATGACCCATTCCTGGGCCGCCGCTAAATCCGCGTCACTCGGCGCGGGCGCGCTGGATCTGCCTCTTGCGGGGGCACCTGTTTCGGCCGCGAGCGGCGGTATCCGCACCTCACTTCCAACGACGAGACGCAGACTCGCCTTGGCGCGGCGCCCGTCGACTCGGATTTGGCCGGTGCGTAAAAGCTTCTCAAGTCTGCCATGGCTGAGGCCTGGATAACGGCTTCGAAACCACCGGTCGAGCCTGATATCGGCGTCGTCAGCGGCCACCAAAAGGGTTTTTACACCGCTCATGCGAGGATCAATCGCAATAGACGAAGTCCAACAAAAAAGGCACCCAGGGATATGGCGACCGAAATGAAAATATAAAGCAGTGCCCTTCCGGTCTCGCCACGCTCCAGCAACAAATAACTGTCCGATGAGAAGGCCGAAAAGGTCGTGAACGAGCCGAGGACACCGACAAATACCAATGCCCGAATCTCGGCGCTGGGCATCAATGTTACGGCAAAACTTTCGATCAAAGCACCGAATATGAATGAGCCCAGCACATTGACCACGACCGTGCCGTAGGGAAAACCGGTACCCAGGAATGAAGCAAACCAACGCTCCGCGAGGTCAGCGACATAATAGCGACCGACAGAGCCGACGGCGCCACCGAACGCGATCGCTAGAACTAACTTCATTCGCTTCTCCGGCCCTGCTCGCCGCCATCGTCGCGCAGCTTGTTCCAATAATCGAGGCGTTTCTTGATTTCACGTTCAAATCCGCGCTCCACCGGGCGGTAAAATTCTTGGCGCGGCAAATCGTCGGGGAAATAATTCTGGCCGGAAAATGCGTCTTCTGTTTCATGATCATAGACATAGCCGTCGCCATATCCCAAATCCTTCATCAAGCCAGTCGGGGCGTTGAGGATGTGCTTCGGTGGCATGGTCGAGCCGCTTTCCCGTGCTGTGCGCATGGCCGCACTCAAGGCCTTATACGCAGCGTTGGATTTGGGCGCTGTCGCCAGATAGAGCACGGCCTGGGCAAGCGCCAACTCCCCTTCGGGCGAACCCAGGCGCTCATAGGCCTGCCACGCCGCCATGGTTTGCGGCAGCGCACCGGGTTCGGCCAGGCCAACATCCTCTGACGCAAAGCGCACCAAACGCCGCGCGATATAGTTGGGGTCCTCGCCGCCTGCCAGCATGCGGGTCAGCCAATAAAGCGCAGCGTCCGCATCTGAACCGCGCAGAGATTTGTGCAGCGCGCTGATCAAATTGTAATGGCTCTCCTGCGCCTTGTCGTAAAGCGGAGCGCGGCGTTGGACCGCCTCGGCCAGCGCCTTGTTGTCCATCCTGTCCCGTACCCCTGACGCGAAGAGCTCCTCAACCATGTTGAGCAGGAAGCGGCCATCTCCGTCCGCCATGGCGCGCAGGGCAACGCGGGCCTGATCGTCGAGCGGCAGGGGCCTCTCTTCCGCCGCCTCGGCGCGCTCCATCAATTCGGCCAGGGCCTCATCATCGAGGCGGCGCAGAACCAGCACCTGGCAACGTGACAGGAGTGCGCCGTTCAGCTCGAACGATGGATTCTCCGTGGTCGCGCCGACGAGGGTCACCGTGCCGTCTTCGACAACCGGCAGGAATGCATCCTGTTGCGCGCGGTTAAAGCGATGTATTTCATCGACGAACAACATCGTACCCTGCCCGGACTGGCGGCGTTCACGGGCGCGCTCGAAAATTTTGCGTAAATCAGCGACACCGGAGAAAACGGCGCTCAGGGGTTCAAACTCAAGATCCGAATGGGTCGCAAGGAGACGGGCAATAGTCGTTTTTCCGCAGCCCGGCGGGCCCCACAGGATGTGAGAGGCGAGCCGCCCTGCAGCGACCATACGGCCGAGAACCCCTTGCTCGCCCAACAGGTGATCCTGGCCGACAACCTGATCGAGCTGACCGGGGCGCATGCGCTCCGCCAGAGGTCGTGGCGCATCTTTGTCGAATAAAGAAGGGGCGGCCTGTTTTGCCATCTTTGTCAATCTAACGCTGCACAACGACAAAGGGCAGCCCCATTGGGGCCGCCCTGTATATCTGCGGAGCTAAAATTTCTCGCCTGTTCAGGCAGAAACTTTTTCCTCCTCCATCTCATCGAGGCTCATGTCCGGCCCGGAATCGAGGCCTTTGGCATCTTCATCTCGGTCCACTAATTCGATATAGGCCATGGGCGCTGAATCGCCATACCTGAAGCCCGCCTTAAGCACTCGGGTATAGCCCCCTGCCCGGCTTTCATAGCGTTCGGCCAAACCGTCGAACAATTTGCGGACGATCGCCTCGTCCATGAGGTAGCTAAGCGCCTGGCGTCGGGAATGTAAGCTTCCGCGCTTTCCGAGCGTAATCATTTGTTCCACTACCGGGCCAAGTTCTTTGGCCTTCGGTAGGGTCGTTTTGATCTGCTCATGTTTTAACAACGCCGTTGCCATATTGCGAAGCATCGCCCTACGGTGACTCGATGTCCGGTTTAGTTTGCGCCCACTATTGCGATGCCGCATCTCTCTCTCCTTGCGCCGTGGCGCCTCTTCTTAATAAGGCTCTTCCAGCCTTTTTGCCATCTCTTCGATATTTTCTGGCGGCCAGCTGGCCACTTCCATGCCCAGATGCAGCCCCATATGGCTGAGCACTTCCTTGATCTCGTTTAAGGATTTACGGCCAAAATTAGGGGTGCGTAGCATTTCTGATTCGGAATGCTGAATCAAATCTCCGATATAAATAATGTTGTCGTTCTTGAGACAGTTGGCGGAGCGTACGGAAAGCTCCAACTCGTCGACCTTTTTCAACAGGTTGGGATTGAATTCCGGCTCGACCGCATGCTCCTCGCGATGAGCTTCGCGCGGCTCTTCGAAATTGATAAAAAGCTGCAGTTGGTCCTGAATAACACGGGCGGCCAGTGCGATGGCATCTTCCGGCGTGACCGTGCCGTTGGTTTCGATGGTCATCGACAGCTTGTCATAATCGGTGACTTGCCCAACACGTGTATTCTCAACCTTGTAAGCGACTTTCTTCACAGGGCTATAAAGCGCATCGACGGGGATGAACCCAATCGGAGCGTCTTCCGGCCGGTTCTGTACCGCCGCGACATATCCCTTGCCGGTTTGCACGGTCAATTCCATGCTCAGATTTGCCGCTTGGTCTAGCGTGCAGATCACCAGATCCGGGTCCATGATTTCAACGTCATGGCCGGTTTCGATCATGCCAGCTGTTACTTCACCGGGCTTTGTTGCCTTGAGCGTAAGTCGTTTTGGACCCTCGCCGTGCATCCGCAGCGCCAGAGATTTAATGTTGAGGACGATGTCAGTGAGATCCTCGCGCACGCCCGGGATGGTCGAAAACTCGTGCAGTACGCCCTCAACCTGAATGGCCGTGACTGCGGCACCCTGTAACGATGACAACAGAACACGCCTGAGGGCGTTACCGAGCGTCACGCCAAAGCCGCGCTCGAGCGGTTCGGCGACTAGGATTGCTATGTTTTTACTGTCTCCGTCGGGTGAAATAGCTAATTTCGACGGCTTGATAAGTTCCTGCCAGTTTTTCTGGATCACGGATACGACCTCACAGAATAGGTGAGCGGAAAATCGCTCGGAAATTGCGGTTTGCTACTTAATTGCCGTCTTCGACGGCGCTCATAAGTGCGCCGGAGCGCACCCATTTATTCGTTAGACGCGGCGGCGTTTGCGCGGCCGGCAGCCATTATGCGGGATTGGTGTGACATCACGGATTGCAGTGACGATAAAACCCGCTGTTTGCAGCGCACGGAGCGCCGATTCTCGACCGGACCCCGGCCCCTTCACTTCGACTTCAAGCGATTTCATACCATGTTCCGCCGCCTTCTTTGCGGCATCCTCTGCGGCCATTTGAGCGGCATAGGGGGTCGATTTGCGTGACCCGCGAAAGCCCATTCCGCCTGCCGATGACCAGGAAATTGTGTTTCCCTGCACGTCGGTGATGGTGATCATGGTGTTATTGAAGGTGGAATTAACATGTGCGACGCCGGAAGAGATATTCTTCCGTTCGCGCTTGCGGACGGATGTTGGTTTGGCCATGGTTCAGTCCTACTTCTTCTTGCCGGCGATTGCGCGCGCCGGGCCTTTGCGCGTTCTCGCATTGGTATGGGTGCGTTGGCCGCGCACCGGTAGTCCGCGGCGATGGCGGATGCCACGATAAACGCCTAAATCCATC is part of the Pseudomonadota bacterium genome and encodes:
- a CDS encoding HAD-IA family hydrolase, translating into MTQLVMFDCDGTLVDSQYVIIDSMQAAFRAHGVAPPAPEAVKRIVGLSLPQAIGQLHGDADVTTIESLVAAYKECFLELRASPNLHEPLFADVVETLTLLEETGYVLGIATGKSRRGLSAILETHGLARHFATLQTADDAPSKPHPGMLERAMAETGMDKDETVLIGDTVYDIEMALNAGASAFGVAWGYHDVVELKAAGADLVLDQLVDLPPVLKQRRRKV
- the lipB gene encoding lipoyl(octanoyl) transferase LipB, whose translation is MPQPENTNAAPPAIEWKTSVAPIAYGEAVQEMELRVAQIRAAGAPELIWLLEHPPLYTAGASANEGDLLDRDAFPVHRTGRGGQYTYHGPGQRIVYTMLDLQRRGADLHQFVRNLEQWLIDTLALFGVTGERRQGRVGVWVSLGQGKEAKIAAIGIRVRRWVTYHGVSLNVAPDLSHYDSIIACGVPEHGVTSLEALGVQVDMSEVDAVLKKNFDTLFGA
- a CDS encoding acyl-CoA carboxylase subunit beta is translated as MQDIIRQLEEKRAAARQGGGEKRIAAQHAKGKLTARERLELLLDSGSFEEYDMFVEHRCSDFGMADSVIPGDGVVTGHGTVNGRLVFVFSQDFTVFGGSLSEAHAEKICKIMDQAMKVGAPVIGLNDSGGARIHEGVASLGGYAEVFQRNVLASGVVPQISVVMGPCAGGAVYSPAMTDFIFMVENSSYMFVTGPDVVKTVTHEQVSHEELGGAITHTATSGVADRAFGDDVETLAEVRRFIDFLPASNREQAPTWPSEDPIDRPDPSLDTLIPADPQKPYDMKELIGKITDEGDFFETKPNHAQNIITGFARMGGATIGIVANQPMVLAGCLDIASSRKAARFVRFCDCFNIPILTLVDVPGFLPGTDQEHNGIITHGSKLLYAYAEATVPKVTLITRKAYGGAYDVMSSKHLRGDVNYAWPTAEIAVMGSKGAVEIIFRGALDDPEAVERQTEEYRNKFANPFIAAHRGYIDDIIMPHNTRRRLGRAFAMLRNKKLENPWKKHGNIPL
- a CDS encoding acetyl/propionyl/methylcrotonyl-CoA carboxylase subunit alpha, which codes for MFKKILIANRGEIACRVIRSARAMGIASVAVYSDADNGALHMREADEAIAIGPAAANESYLKIETIIAAAKQSGADAVHPGYGFLSENPNFAERLAAEGIVFIGPPAAAIAAMGDKIAAKKIAQKAGVNIIPGHSEAIEAGEEAEAIALSIGYPVMIKAAAGGGGKGMRVATSPDMFAESIASAIHEASQAFGDGRVFIEKFIEEPRHIEIQILADSHGNIVHLGERECSIQRRHQKIIEEAPSPLLDDATRQAMGEQACALVREVGYVSAGTVEFVADQQRNFYFLEMNTRLQVEHPVTEYVTGIDLVEQQIKVAAGEKLAVTQGDIKLNGWAMECRLYAEDPVRGFMPSIGRLVRYREPVPSTNVRVDSGVFEGGEISMYYDPMIAKLVSHGADRAGAIATMLEALDAYQVQGISNNLTFLAAIMGHPRFAKGELSTAFIEEEYPDGFTPLAGESELAVLVPVAAAIEYRLRARRAKISGQTGQRSFAGPEELVVSIEAEDHAVTLTPSGTPSGAAMVIAWNGREMLLESDWRPGETIFCAALDGAAVTVQVAQRGTRLHLAWRGAEAHITVQSPRAAELAARIPKREPADLSRFLLSPMPGLMVSLAVNVGDEVRVGQALAVVDAMKMENVLRAERDGVVAHIKVAQGDSLRVDQVIMEFA
- a CDS encoding acylphosphatase, which gives rise to MSVVPEDGEIAYSVRITGRVQGVWYRGWNCDEAVQRGLRGWVRNRVDGSVEALFAGPVGSVEQMIKACWQGPPAAEVVKIEVEAADTPGQGGFEQRPSAE
- a CDS encoding ATPase, with the translated sequence MKKRFYKNAAVEKLDDGFTVALDGRSIKTPAKLPLVISIEELAEAVAAEWRAQNGEIRHETMPMMRFVCTALDRVTPSRAAVILETIKFAETDLLCYRAAQPEELARRQLEHWQPLLDWAETHYGAGLNTTTGLTPIAQDEASLARLRAAVEAESDLTLTGLHVATAASGSLVVALALLEREIDSQHAWATSHIDERWQLERWGEDEELFERLEGLRREISAAGEFLALSRS
- a CDS encoding AsmA family protein, with the protein product MRIRWWHGVVGIIGLIFLVVVVGVVLLSVQDVNKFKDLLARKVSEKTGRELTIAGNFDLSISFSPSITADNVTFENAAWGTRPEMLKLGHVEAKVALFPMLSGDIEIERLILEDMDLLAETNEDGVGNWVFGDKRHEDRDDGEDDSGGDLPVIDDLRIDNALVHYRDGQTGERHVVMIAHAEADGGGASGGNFALEGVWNNSPIDASGSIGPGDENVAVAFVIEMFGAKTEMSGTVGELDEFEDVALHVRVAGEKLSDLNVIAGSLPAVGPYALQADLRDGANGTYILENFKAQIAENDLAGRLELSSGKRPRLTADLTSALLDLDALLAKANGDAPVPSSDVSDADATGEAGTSPEDAGQKRVFSEEPLNFAALDEADARVSLKVSELRYRGLSLRDAKLDLELEQGLLRIEPVQAGLGDGDVVARIELQSRSARPELQLEFGLIDVDLAAVKPLFDLSDIISGPLDLEIVLAGQGRSAHEIAATLGGRVNLEIGAGTIPNAYVDLIAADLLRFIVPGAEGDAAQLNCFVARFDVKNGVALNTALLFDTALTTTAGKGQIDLGRELADLTVVPRPKDPSLLSLAIPVVIDGPLLDLSYNLKKEEALLGLAGTVLGTALMGPFGILIPLVSAGSGDENPCITALEQPAQNEQGAKETPAKAVEELLDGVLGIFD